A stretch of Acidimicrobiales bacterium DNA encodes these proteins:
- a CDS encoding VTT domain-containing protein, translating into MDFVHPDKLLEAFGTIGLFLVVFAESGLLIGFFLPGDSLLFTAGVFAAADKLSLPVILPGIFVAAVAGDQVGYAFGNRAGPALFRRPDSRFFKQAYLDKAQRYFEEHGPRTIVLARFVPIVRTFAPIVAGAGEMRYRTFVTYNVLGGLLWGVGVTLLGFALGEAIDIDRYLLPVIAVIVAFSLVPVLLEVRRARQGSRAE; encoded by the coding sequence ATGGACTTCGTGCACCCCGACAAGCTTCTCGAGGCGTTCGGCACCATCGGGCTGTTCCTCGTGGTGTTCGCCGAGTCGGGGCTGCTCATCGGCTTCTTCCTCCCCGGTGACTCCCTCCTCTTCACCGCCGGCGTCTTCGCCGCCGCCGACAAGCTGAGCCTCCCGGTGATCCTCCCGGGCATCTTCGTGGCGGCCGTGGCCGGGGACCAGGTCGGCTACGCCTTCGGGAACAGGGCCGGGCCGGCGCTGTTCCGCCGGCCCGACTCACGGTTCTTCAAACAGGCGTACCTGGACAAGGCCCAGCGGTACTTCGAGGAGCACGGTCCCCGGACGATCGTCCTCGCCCGCTTCGTCCCGATCGTCCGCACCTTCGCCCCCATCGTCGCCGGCGCCGGGGAGATGCGGTACCGCACCTTCGTGACCTACAACGTGCTCGGGGGCCTGCTGTGGGGGGTCGGGGTGACCCTGCTGGGCTTCGCGCTGGGCGAGGCGATCGACATCGACCGGTACCTCCTGCCGGTGATCGCCGTCATCGTGGCTTTTTCCTTGGTCCCCGTGCTGCTCGAGGTCCGTCGGGCCCGGCAGGGGTCGCGGGCGGAGTAG
- the topA gene encoding type I DNA topoisomerase → MPKPLVIVESPAKAKTIAGYLGPEFVVESSVGHVRDLPDDPSEIPAAYRGEPWARLGIDVDNDFKPLYVVSGRKKDVVKRLKALLKDASELYLATDEDREGESIAWHLREVLSPRVPVKRMVFHEITAPAIRRAVEETRDLDMPLVDAQETRRLLDRLYGFEVSPVLWRRIKPRLSAGRVQSVATRMIVERERERMRFRAAGWWDLEASFTARGSAPFSAALVVLDGRRLVTGKDFTQAGELKAGADVARLDEEAARALAGRLRESDFAVRTVEEKPYRRSPYAPFMTSTLQQEAGRQLRFDSRRTMQVAQRLYENGFITYMRTDSTSLSEAAVAAARRQAARLYGAEYVPEKPRQYARKVKNAQEAHEAVRPAGDDFRTPDQVAGALGRDELRLYDLIWKRTVASQMSDAVGNTVQVRVGATSSAGEDVELATSGKVITFPGFFRAYVEGSDDPEAVLEDREVRLPALAPGDALDLRGLEPKSHTTQPPPRYTDASLVKALEERGVGRPSTYATIISTIQDRGYAWKRGQALVPTFTAFAVVNLLEQHFGQLVDYDFTARLEDELDEIASRRQERVPWLARFYFGGEAPGLKDLVTERLDQIDPRAINSIPIGTDGEGREVVVRVGRYGPYLQRGDDRAAVPEELPPDELTLEKAAELLDAPSGDRVIGEDPATGLAVIVRAGRYGPYVQLGEADGGSKAAKPVTASLFKTMAPESVTLDDALRLLTLPRVVGTDPATGEEIVAANGRYGPYLKKGNDSRSLTSEEQLFSVTIDEALAIYAQPKQRRGQAAAGPLRELGADPATGAPMVIKDGRFGPYITDGEYNATVPRGESVEEISPERAAELLADKRAKGPAPKKAKRTARTAKAPGRAKATTKSAGQAAKTAGKASGKATGRAAKTAKATGRAAKTAEATKSLKAAKARAAQADGGAGGDQG, encoded by the coding sequence ATGCCCAAGCCCCTCGTGATCGTGGAGTCCCCCGCCAAGGCGAAGACCATCGCCGGCTACCTGGGGCCCGAATTCGTGGTCGAGTCGTCGGTCGGCCACGTCCGCGACCTGCCCGACGACCCCTCGGAGATCCCCGCCGCCTACCGGGGCGAGCCGTGGGCCCGCCTGGGCATCGACGTCGACAACGACTTCAAGCCGCTGTACGTGGTGTCCGGCCGCAAGAAGGACGTGGTGAAGCGGCTGAAGGCGCTGCTGAAGGACGCCAGCGAGCTGTACCTCGCCACCGACGAGGACCGCGAGGGCGAGTCCATCGCATGGCACCTCCGCGAGGTCCTCTCCCCCCGGGTGCCCGTGAAGCGCATGGTCTTCCACGAGATCACCGCCCCCGCCATCCGCCGGGCGGTGGAGGAAACCCGCGACCTCGACATGCCGCTGGTGGACGCCCAGGAGACCCGCCGGCTGCTCGACCGGCTCTACGGCTTCGAGGTGTCGCCCGTGCTGTGGCGGCGGATCAAGCCCCGCCTGTCGGCGGGCCGGGTGCAGAGCGTCGCCACCCGGATGATCGTGGAGCGCGAGCGGGAGCGCATGCGCTTCCGGGCGGCCGGGTGGTGGGACCTGGAGGCGTCGTTCACGGCCCGGGGGAGCGCCCCCTTCTCCGCCGCCCTGGTCGTCCTGGACGGGCGCCGGCTGGTCACGGGCAAGGACTTCACCCAGGCCGGCGAGCTCAAGGCGGGCGCCGACGTCGCCCGCCTCGACGAGGAGGCGGCGCGGGCGCTGGCCGGCCGCCTGCGCGAATCCGACTTCGCCGTGCGCACGGTGGAGGAGAAGCCGTACCGGCGCTCGCCCTACGCCCCGTTCATGACGTCCACCCTCCAGCAGGAGGCGGGCCGCCAGCTCCGGTTCGACTCGCGCCGCACCATGCAGGTGGCCCAGCGCCTCTACGAGAACGGCTTCATCACGTACATGCGCACCGACAGCACGAGCCTCTCGGAGGCGGCGGTGGCCGCCGCCCGCCGGCAGGCGGCCCGGCTGTACGGGGCCGAGTACGTGCCCGAGAAGCCCCGCCAGTACGCCCGGAAGGTGAAGAACGCCCAGGAGGCCCACGAGGCCGTCCGCCCGGCGGGCGACGACTTCCGGACCCCCGACCAGGTGGCCGGCGCGCTCGGGCGCGACGAGCTCCGCCTGTACGACCTGATCTGGAAGCGCACGGTGGCGTCGCAGATGTCCGACGCGGTGGGGAACACGGTGCAGGTGCGCGTCGGCGCCACGTCGTCGGCCGGCGAGGACGTGGAGCTGGCGACCAGCGGCAAGGTCATCACCTTCCCCGGCTTCTTCCGGGCCTACGTGGAGGGCTCCGACGATCCCGAGGCGGTGCTGGAGGACCGGGAGGTCCGGCTCCCCGCGCTCGCCCCCGGAGACGCCCTCGACCTGCGGGGCCTGGAGCCGAAGTCGCACACCACCCAGCCGCCGCCGCGCTACACCGACGCGTCGTTGGTGAAGGCCCTCGAGGAGCGCGGCGTGGGACGCCCGTCCACCTACGCCACGATCATCTCCACCATCCAGGACCGCGGCTACGCGTGGAAGCGGGGCCAGGCGCTGGTCCCCACCTTCACCGCCTTCGCCGTGGTGAACCTGCTGGAGCAGCACTTCGGCCAGCTGGTGGACTACGACTTCACCGCCCGCCTGGAGGACGAGCTGGACGAGATCGCGTCCCGCCGCCAGGAGCGGGTGCCGTGGCTGGCCCGCTTCTACTTCGGGGGCGAGGCCCCCGGGCTCAAGGACCTGGTCACCGAGCGCCTCGACCAGATCGACCCGCGGGCCATCAACTCCATCCCGATCGGCACCGACGGCGAGGGTCGCGAGGTCGTCGTGCGCGTCGGCCGCTACGGGCCCTACCTCCAGCGGGGCGACGACCGGGCCGCCGTGCCCGAGGAGCTGCCCCCCGACGAGCTGACGCTCGAGAAGGCAGCCGAGCTGCTGGATGCACCGAGCGGCGACCGCGTCATCGGCGAGGACCCCGCCACCGGGCTGGCGGTGATCGTCAGGGCGGGCCGCTACGGGCCGTACGTCCAGCTGGGCGAGGCCGACGGTGGGAGCAAGGCCGCCAAGCCGGTCACCGCTTCGCTGTTCAAGACCATGGCGCCCGAGTCCGTCACCCTCGACGACGCCCTGCGCCTGCTCACGCTGCCTCGCGTGGTCGGGACCGATCCGGCCACGGGCGAGGAGATCGTGGCCGCCAACGGGCGCTACGGGCCGTACCTCAAGAAGGGGAACGACAGCCGCAGCCTCACCTCGGAGGAGCAGCTGTTCTCGGTCACCATCGACGAGGCGCTCGCCATCTACGCCCAACCCAAGCAACGGCGGGGCCAGGCGGCGGCCGGCCCGCTGCGGGAGCTGGGCGCCGACCCGGCGACCGGCGCGCCGATGGTCATCAAGGACGGGCGGTTCGGCCCGTACATCACCGACGGCGAGTACAACGCCACCGTGCCGCGCGGCGAGTCGGTCGAGGAGATCAGCCCCGAGCGCGCCGCCGAGCTGCTGGCCGACAAGCGGGCCAAGGGCCCGGCGCCCAAGAAGGCGAAGCGGACCGCCCGGACGGCCAAGGCGCCGGGCAGGGCGAAGGCCACGACCAAGTCCGCCGGCCAGGCCGCCAAGACGGCGGGGAAGGCGTCGGGCAAGGCGACGGGCAGGGCGGCCAAGACCGCCAAGGCGACGGGCAGGGCGGCCAAGACCGCCGAGGCGACGAAGTCGCTGAAGGCGGCAAAGGCCAGGGCGGCGCAGGCGGACGGCGGCGCCGGCGGCGACCAGGGATAG